Proteins from one Porites lutea chromosome 3, jaPorLute2.1, whole genome shotgun sequence genomic window:
- the LOC140929331 gene encoding small ribosomal subunit protein uS15, translating to MGRLHAPGKGISGSALPYRRSVPTWLKLTSDDVKEQIYKLAKKGLTPSQIGVILRDSHGVAQVRYITGNKILRILKAKGLAGSLPEDLYFLIKKAVAVRKHLEKHRKDKDSKFRLILIESRIHRLARYYKTKRVLPPNWKYESSTASALVA from the exons atggGTCGTCTTCACGCGCCAGG GAAAGGTATATCTGGTTCAGCATTGCCATACCGCAGAAGTGTTCCAACG TGGTTGAAGTTGACATCAGATGATGTTAAGGAACAAATATACAAGCTAGCCAAAAAAGGCTTGACACCTTCTCAAATAG GTGTGATTTTGCGTGACTCGCATGGTGTTGCACAAGTGCGCTACATTACAGGAAACAAGATCCTCAGAATCCTAAAAgcaaaag ggCTTGCGGGAAGCCTTCCTGAAGATCTTTACTTCCTGATCAAAAAAGCAGTTGCTGTTCGTAAACATCTTGAAAAGCATAGGAAG GACAAGGATTCCAAGTTCAGGCTTATTCTCATTGAAAGCAGGATTCATCGTTTGGCGCGTTACTACAAGACCAAGAGAGTTTTGCCTCCAAACTGGAAATA TGAGTCATCAACTGCCTCAGCTTTGGTTGCTTAA